One Coffea eugenioides isolate CCC68of chromosome 2, Ceug_1.0, whole genome shotgun sequence genomic window, ggggggggggggatgggTTTACTTGGATCAACATAAAcgggaagagaaaaaaaggatgCCTTGTTTAGCACCATATTCCTATTCTTCTAGTCTTTTTCTCATGCACTTATGAACCATTAAATTTATGAAGTTGTGATTTAGCTTTATAGGTATCATAAAGCATTCAAAGTCCAAGTTGACGAGGAAATTACATGCCACCTATGAATTGAATCTCACAACCAAACTGGTGGTATATGTTTCACCGTTGTCAACGAGGATGTTTGATGGCAATCGGCCCACCCTCTATACATAGTTTTCACTATAGCAGATAAACTAGACTCGATTTAGATTACAAGTCCTCCAGAATTTTGAGACCTATTGACCAAAGAATATCATCAATAAGACGGTTAATGTTTCTAGCTCTGCGGAAATACATGATGACAAGAGGAGGAGAGGACCTACTCCTTCCCTCTCAACGGAGCTTTGCACAACCAATGCTTCTCAGAAAATGCAAGTCAAACAGTAAGGGATGCACCATTGTCAGCCATCGACAGATTAAGTATCATTGTAGCTGCCCTTGGAGCCCTGTTGgaagtgcaaaaaaaaaaatcagatcaACAATGCGATAAAATCTTGAGCTTTAAGAAGCTCGAGCTATGCTGGCAAACTTCCATTTGTTGAAGCCCCTAGGTTTTCCCTCTTCATGTGCAATCAACTCATTGAGGACTAGAATCCTAAAGCTTATAGCGAGTGCACCTAGTCGTAGAAGTTTGCAAATTGGATCATGAAATCCATTGTTTCAAtatacgttttttttttttaaaaaaaaaaagtgttttgCACGCTCAACAAATTGTTACAAACTTAGACTTAATGTCTAGAATTTTGTCCGCTAGAGTCAAAGTCTCCAGAAAACACGTCTACAAGGCTTGCAGCATTTCTTTTCTAGGCAGAACAGAGCCTAGAAGTATTCCCTATGAGTCATTAGACATTCCAGAattattttcttactttatatggaaagaagagaaaatggagTCCTAATCAAATTCTTATGACAGCTTCTTTTCTAGAAGTTCCAATATATGCTCAACAAGAGTAACAAGGCAAAAAGAAAACAGATCTATACCAAGCTTCAGGCGTCTGATAGAAAGAAGCTGAACTGCCAAAGCAGGATTGAAGCATATCAGTGTTAATCACACCAGGACTAAGTGAAACAATAGCCACTCCAACAGGCAACTCCTTGGCTACTGACCTTGTCAGACCCTCAACTGCCCATTTTGAAGCACAATAAGGTGCTACCTGTTAACATCTAATCTGAGTTCAATGGTGTTATAAAAAAAACAAGTCAATaaaaatgatgatgatgaaaacAGAAAGAGAAATAAGTATACTAAGTGGGTCACAGTCTTCTCCCAAAAGTCATGGAAGAATATACAACCAAAAAATCTGACATATTAGAACATCAAGCACTTAATTCCACCTGTGCAGCAGCAGATCTTCCCCATCCAGATGACATATTAACAATTACTCCTTGCTTACGCTCAATCATAAGGGGAACAAAATGGCGCAACATGTTTGCAATCCCTTTGATATTCGTGTCAATGACCGTATCAAACTCTTCCACAGGAACATCCCAAATTTTGTTGTTCCTATTAATAGTGCCTGCATTGTTTACTGCCAAGAAGATAAAGTTAATAACCAATCTCAACAAAAAGTAAATGCATTTATCCTACAAAAAGATAGGCAAGTATGGATTTTAAAATGCATTCATCCTACAAGGATTCTCTTGAACCTTCAAATCAGATAAAATGCATCTTACATTTTCATGATTTACCATGTGTATCATACAGGTGAAACTTTTCATTTTTAGCCCATTTTTCCATGTGAAAATAAGGAATTTGAAGAGGAATTAAGACACATTTATGCAACATGGTGGTGCTGCGGATGCAAATTGGATCAGTCAGAAGTGTACAGACCATCCCAAACAAGGCATGCCTGTGTCTTATAGTAAAAAGACACTACTGACAGTACTATCTTTTTGGCTATGACTATTCCAAAAGTTTCCTAGAAAACATCAGAGGACACAAAATATTTACTGGAATAAACTAAAACTTTCTGAAGTAAAGAAACAAGTCCAGTTATAAAATTCAGCTCAGGAATGATCACACTCCATTGCTATCCATCAAAATGA contains:
- the LOC113762872 gene encoding NADPH-dependent pterin aldehyde reductase, giving the protein MTASPTTPLGAPTTTSMARVTGTHRTVLITGVSRGLGKALALELAKRGHTVIGCSRSQDKLNSLQADLAAVSSSNPSSPASAVQNKHLVMNVDVRSDSSVQDLARSVVEKKSIPDIIVNNAGTINRNNKIWDVPVEEFDTVIDTNIKGIANMLRHFVPLMIERKQGVIVNMSSGWGRSAAAQVAPYCASKWAVEGLTRSVAKELPVGVAIVSLSPGVINTDMLQSCFGSSASFYQTPEAWAPRAATMILNLSMADNGASLTV